TTGATCTGTTTACGAAGAACCTTTATTTACTGAAGTATACAACTATTAACTATACAAGCTTCGACTCCAGAGAAAAGCCCCATCCTTCCAAACCTTCCCTTTTCAAGATTACATATTCAACAACAAAAGTCAACCAAGCCAAATATAAAGCACCATAATTCAGAATTAAAATCCATGTCTCAGTcgaaaaagtagcaaaaataaGTTCCAAGCACAAAAATGCACTTACATTGGACCATAAGATTCAGGGCAAAAAATTAATCAGCAATCTAGTTTTTgcattataaataaatacaaaagcAGCATTTTGACCAGTTATCAACCAACACCGATTGAAATTCAGCATTTAGCACGTTATCAAATGATCATGGGTAATTTCTAAGAAGATAATTGGCATCTAATGAATCAAACAAAccttgattttgaatttggtttttggaacATCATTGGCGCATTCAGGCCGCACCTGATAGAAAAAATCAGCTGGAGTACCAGGGTCCCTCCACATTCTCGAAAGTACCCAAGCAAATCACTCACgggaaaaccaaaaagaaatcaaaaccctagaaaacccGCACCCAGTGAGAGCTGAATCTCCCCCCAAAACCGGAAAAGAAAAATACCCAGATCAGATTTCAGATAAAGAATCAAGAAATGATCCCAGATCAGATGCTTCCTCGGCCAAAATGGTTCAACCAACGGACCCACGTCAAGAAAGTTACAATAAATGCAAATGGGTTGTTGGATTTAGCTTTTGTTTGATGTTTTTGGTGTTTATTTGGGGTGGTTGGCCGGCGGCGGAGGGTGGAGGTGGTCAAGGCCTGCTGGCTCTGAGATGGAAATAATGTGCTATTTTTGGAggggttttattttatttttttcctttgctaTATTTTGTTTGTGAAGTCGTTCCCTACTTCCCAGTGGACGACATCAAACGACGACCGTTTAAGTGTTACTGCAGTATTAATTAAACTCCGACGTGGGTGAGTTGTTTTCTGATCCTCTAGAATCTAGATTGCTGTTGGCTTGTCTCGCTCCGTGTTATTGGAGTAGATGTTTTAATTGATGCTGAGAAATCTAGTTTTGAGTAATTTTCCTATTGGTTTAGCGGAAAGAGAATAACGGACATGGTGTCCACTCGCCTTCGTTCCTGGGAACTTCGTGCCACTTGTAATGAAACCATGACAGGGGAGAAAAATTATGGGATGCTCTTATTTCACTGTCATGTGGGGACCCGGGGATGCGCCTTGTAGGGCAAATCTTGGCCGTTCGTGAGTGTTTTCAGCAATCTTGACCATTGTTaactcttttttgaaaaaagttttatttgaaTCTAGGCCGTTGAAACACATTCCCGGGACGACTGTGATACGCCCTACACACCCTGTAGTGCGTCCTGCACCACAGGGTTTCCGATTCGTCATGTGGTGTCTTTATATTATTTGGAGTATAATTTATATGAGTCCgagattaaaaaatttacttggTATCAAATGAATATTCGATGGCGGAGGTTGTTAGGACACTAAACACAACACCAGTGAATAATTACTTCTTTACACTTTATGTGGGTTTGAAATTAGATATGTTGTTATCACATTTATATTTGGTGACGGAGGGTGTTAGATCACTAAACCCAGCACCAATAATTACTCGAGAGGAGATAGGAGGGTTTTCACTCCACACTTTAATAGGTGCGTGTGAACAACATTCCAATTTTACAGTTATTGTTGCGGTGTAATTTCCCCTTGTTTACCAAGTCATAAACTCATTATATATGAAATAAAAGGGCTCTAAATGATTtcaacctctcttttttttacgGTGATTGAAATTGAGAATCCTTTGCCAAGGGATATCCAAGGTAGAGGTTGAGAGTTCATGATCTTCACTTGCAAGTTGCAATGCCACAAGTCAGAAGGAAGTAGTTATTGAGTAGTACTATTAGGTGAATTTGACAACTTGGTTGGAGGTTGATAAGTGAGAAACTAGCTTCTATAACCAATTATTTAATAGTAAATGATGGGTACTTGGTTACCTTCACCATATCAAATTATCAATGCTTGGACTTAATGTCCTGCTCGTGCAATCCATTTCTTAACTGGGGCCCAATAGTATTGAATACATATTTCTTCTAAATTCGGAATCAATCCCCCCATTGTAGTTAGGAAGCGCAGTCGCACGGTAAACCTGAGTCCCCTTTCACAACTATTTCGCACAAAATTTCACTTGCTCGGAGGGTGGTTCAAGAGATTTTACTCTTAGTGGGAGTCGAACTTGAGACCTATGCTTACAAGGTACTTATCTCGGTCATTCTTATTACTTTAGCTTACCCTCTGGGTTACTGAGCATAATATATGTTACTCGGCCTTGAACATTAGCCTGTGATCAGATGTTACTTTTCATCAATGAAAACTGTTCCTTCAACCAGATCGAACATTTCCAAAGTGGATTCTGCTAGAGTGGCATTTTGTAGCCCAAACAACAAGATATGAATATTCCCACAGATTGTTAAAACAAAGCAAAGTATAGCACCTCAAGAATAAGTAGCTGACAAGGTTTAAAAAGAGCCCAAAGAACAGCCtagctctctatctctctctctccctctccacagAAAAGTGCCCATTATGCTTTGCACCAGAAGACAAGACATCAAAACACAGATGAAGAATATATACCCAAAAGCAGCAAAAGCTTCACTTTCACACCTTCTAAAGAGTTTTGCCTACAAAAACCCTCATGAAAACGTTCTTGTTCACCCATTAGCCTCACCGCAGTTACATTCGAGCTTTCAGTTTTCCGGCTCATCCTTTTCTTGTGTTCCAAAATGGCTCGTAATCTGAAGGCATTTTATGCTCTGGGGCTTTTCAGTCTTTTTCTGTTGGTCCAAAAAGGTGGTGCGTATGAGTTCACGGTTGGTGGCTCGAATGGCTGGACAATCCCCAGTGATTCAAATGCGCTGAATCAATGGGCAGAAAGAAGCCGGTTTCAAATCGGAGACACTCTGTGTAAGTGAAAACCTTTTATCCTGTTCCGTTTGACAAATAGAGTACTCTCGCCACTAAGCAATTTTTGTCCTAAAAATTCCTACTTAACGTCTCCGGTGCACTCTTAACCACGTGATGTAGTGTAAATTTTCAGTATGTACAATCTCAAAGCATGATCCTTACGGATTACAATGCGTTGAGCAGGGAGACATGGATTTTTGGGACATTGTAAGGCGTTCCGACTCTCACATTCAGCCTTTTGTTTTTAAGTAATACTCCGTagaaaaagtaaataatccgaACAGTCCCGAGTCTTATCAGTAATACAATGTGAGTGTGGATTGTATAGGACCCCCCCGATTCAACACGCGATATGATCATTGGAATCTGCAGCAAGAGTTACTAATCATTTCGATGTCCGGCCTAAGACCTTGTAATgtgtttgttcttgtttttgttctATTGCAGTGTTTGTGTACCCACCAGACAAAGACGTAGTGCTTCTAGTGAACAAGGATGACTACAACAATTGCAGCACAGCAACACCCATTGCAAAATACACAGACGGGCACACAGAATTCAAGTTCAGCCAGTCTGGGCCTATCTACTTCATAAGTGGAGTCAAAGACCACTGCCTCAAGAATGAAAAGCTGCTGGTGGTTGTCTTGGCAGATAGAAGCGGCAAGAAATCTGCACCTTCTCCACCGCCATCAGCTGCTTCTCCTCCACCGCCAGTAGCTTCTCCTCCACCGTCAGCTTCTCCGCCAGCTGGATCAGAGGAGCCTACCCCATCGCCGGGGCCTTCAGCCGATCAGACTccatcaaagaagaaaaaaaatggtgcaaCTTCTGTTGTCGTGAGTTTCGTTGGGTCCATTGGGGCTTTACTGGGTTCATCTCTTCTTTTGGTTCTCTAATTTCTCCAGGATTTGCTTTTGAGTTTGATTGATTGTTTTGTGTTCTTTGTCTATTCATGATTTTCAGCCACCTTGATCCCAGGGTTTAATTACTTCAAGGTTTGTTGGTATTTGATGTTCGTTGTGCTATACATTTGATAAATAAGCTGGGTTTTGCAGATTGCGGGTTCGATAATTGTTAATCTACCATGTAAGAACAATgtacaaaaggaaataaattgaaTTTACGAGAaattttcttgctttgtttctTATTATCTGTGTAATAAGACGCAACACAAGCGCATTTTTCACATGGATCGATCGAAAAAAGCAGCTACGGACTCAGAATGTCCAGACACGATTGATGCATGTAGGACCCACATACATCAGCAAACGCGCGTCTAAATCTGCCTCGTGGAGAACGGGACAGAGAATCTGGGGACAAAACATCAGTAATTCCACATTAAACTGATCATAAAATGAATTccgaaaaaacaaaacaaataaaacattAGAACAGACACAAATATTGGCATGTCGTACGAAATTATTTTCTATATTATCAACTGGAATGGCTAAACTGTTCCGGTTCTTATATTTAACCAGTACTCAGTTACAAATCTACTATACAGTACCATCATCTCGTTAGAGCTAAAGTTTTGAATTACATGGGCGATGGAGCATATTCATGTATATCAACTAAATTTCAGATTTCTATCAAAAATTCTTTCCTAGTTCAACTTTCTTCACAAATTTCATGGTGTTGTGCAGGATTGAATCCAATATCCCAGCAACCTGAAATCACCCAGGAAGACAGTTAGAAAGAATAGCATATTGCCGATCAATTGAGAGACacggaaaaaaggaaaatgagttaAATTAACTAACCGTGAAAACGCCACCAATAATGGCACAGACATTAGTGATGAAGTGCGAAAAGGACTTCGAGTTTTCTAATATTAATACCTGAATAAATAGAGAATATATTACAAGATGAAaaggagaagggaaaaaaatagagtCCACTCTTATATGAACTGTAATGAAAtatctctcaaaaaaaaaaaaaaaaaaactgtaatgaAGTACTTCAAACCTGCATCGGAGATAGTTGAAAATGGAATTTCGCAACAGGGATATCCAAACTGTGTACAAGACTACTGTGAGCGGTGTACTCGTACTCCTCGACTACTTTGTCCTCATGAAGAGTTCTTCTTGTTATCACCTCTGTCTTCACGATTTGAAGATAATGCTCAATCTGCAAAGGAAACAGTAacaaagataaagaaaataggaaaatgGACAAGTCAAAGTGCAGTAATCAATGGACAAGTGCAGAAATCGAACATTAAGAATTCATCACAATTTACAAACTCAAGATTCTTCAagcacaactctctctctctctctctctctctctctctctctctctctctctctctctctctctctctctctctctctcacacacacacacacacacacacacacacacacaccgaaCACATCTTCTTTCCCCTCCATGTCACAACACCAATAACTTGTCCCCTCACAAAGACATGCTAATGGCCAAGCAGCAAAGAACAATATGGAAGAACGACCACTCCCAACATATACAAGttcttttttggtaagtacCTTGCCACTTCAGTTCAAAGCTATGTAAGGAGGATAAGAACTACAGAACTTACAGTAACATTGGCATTTGAATCAAGCGTGTTAGTGATATAATGCCGGCCATTCAACTTGTCATGGCTTCCACCAAGATAAGGTACTACTCGCTGCATATCCCTCATCACTTCAGGAGTGATCTTTTTACCAAAGGAAAGATGGGAAATGATGTGCGACATGTTCATCTTAGAGGCATCAAAGGAGTGGGCCCCCGAACGAGCTGATATGACAAGATTACCAGGAACCTGAAGAGTACGAGGAGCAGTCAAGAGTGTAATCCCAGCTAATAAATATGGGCATAAAAGCATATGCAAGGACAATGTTTCTAGACAAAAATATATGACATACTTCTAAGTGAAACTTTACCTTCTTAACACGCACAAAACCTTCGATTCTACAACCTCCTACTA
The sequence above is drawn from the Rhododendron vialii isolate Sample 1 chromosome 6a, ASM3025357v1 genome and encodes:
- the LOC131330440 gene encoding early nodulin-like protein 9, which encodes MARNLKAFYALGLFSLFLLVQKGGAYEFTVGGSNGWTIPSDSNALNQWAERSRFQIGDTLLFVYPPDKDVVLLVNKDDYNNCSTATPIAKYTDGHTEFKFSQSGPIYFISGVKDHCLKNEKLLVVVLADRSGKKSAPSPPPSAASPPPPVASPPPSASPPAGSEEPTPSPGPSADQTPSKKKKNGATSVVVSFVGSIGALLGSSLLLVL